GTGCTGACGAGGCCGCGCGCTTCGCCGTGCACGGGGATAGTGTAGTCGGTGAGGTCGTTCACCGCATAGGGCTCGTTGTCGCCAACGACGAGGTCGCCCTCTGCGCGCAGATGCTTGAGCAGCAGCTGCGGCAGCACGGTGTCGCGGTTGTAGAGCGCGCCGATGTGCCAGGGTCGCGCGACGCCGGCATAGACTGGCGTGAAACTGTGCAGCGAGACCAGCACCGTCGGCCGCTCGTCATGCACGCGGCGGTCGATCGCGGCATCGATGCGATGATGATAAGGCTCGAAAATCTCGCGCCGGCGCGCCGCGCGCTCGCCGTCCGAAATCCCTTCGTTGCGCGGGATCGCGGTGGCCTCGGAGATCACGGGGATCGAACTGGCCGCGGCCGGCGGACGGTTGCAGTCGATCACGAGTCGCGAATAACGCTGCGCAATCAGATGCGCGTCGAGCAGCTTTGCGAGCCGGTCGGCGACGCCGGCAATGCCGATATCCCAGCCGATGTGCCTGACAAGTTCGCCCTCCGCGAGGCCGAGATCGTCCAGCGCGTGCGGCAGCATCCGTCCGTAATGATCCGCGGTGAGCAGGAAGGGCGAAGTCCCCTCCGCATTCTCCTCGTGCACGGGCGGAGTGTCGTCCTCGCCGAGCAGTCGATCGGCCGCCTCGGCCGTGTGCAGGTCCATCCTGATTGCCTATGAAACGATTACGTGTCTAAACGGAGTAACGCCATTGCATCGACGTCGCAACGTTCAAACAGCATGACCTCCGATCGCCTCTTCGTCTACGGCACCCTGATGCGCGGCTTCGACCATCCGATGGCGCGGCTGCTTGCGGGGCATGCGGATTTCATGGGTGAAGCGACCTGCCGCGGCCGGCTCGTCCTGGTGAAGCATTATCCGGGTTTGCTGCTGTCTGACGCGGCCTCCGACATTGTCCACGGCGAGCTGTTCCGGATGCGCGTGCCTGACGAGCTGCTGGGCGAACTCGACATGTATGAGGCCTGCGGCGAGGGTTTTCCGGAGCCGACCGAATATCTGCGCCGACTGGTCGACGTGACGCCGCCTGATGGCGCCACCGAGAAGGCCTGGACCTATGTCTACAATTGGCCGGTCGCGGGTCTGCCGATCATCGAGTCCGGGCGGTTCTTGCCGCTTTAAGCCGACAGCACCTCCTTCACAACGCGCACGTCGACCTCGCGCTCGACGTAACTCCATTCCTCGGTCCGCCTCAGCATCCCCACCAGCTCCTCGAACAGCGAGGCGTGCGCGGGGGCGAATTCGAACCAGGTCAGGAAGTCGAAGGGCTCGCCGAGGTCGCGGCAGTGATAGAGCTGGCGCGCGATCGCGGGCAGGAAACGAAGACTGCTGGCGATGTGGTGCGACTTGTCCTCGAAGATCCTGCGTCGCTCCTCCTGGGTCAGGTCCCACCAGGCCTGCGATTTGCGGATCGGGATCAGCGCCGCGCTGGTTGCTTCAACCCGGCCGAGCCCGGCCTGCACGGCGGTGAGCTGCTGCTTCTCGGGCCGCTCGGTGTAGCGCAAGCTGCTGGGCGCGCCGACCAGCCGCCACGCATTGCGCGAGGGCACCAGCGGCAATGAGATGGCCCCGCTGTCGGTCACCGACAGCGCGGGCATGAAGGGCAGGGGCTCGCCGGTCACGGCTGCGACCGAGGTGACACGCCAGCCCCCGCTGTGGCCGCCTCGAAACGTCCTGAACATGGGCGCTATGGAAGCGTGGAACCGGGCCGGGTTCAAGTGGCTCGTCATTCCGGGGCGCCCCGAGGGGCGCGCCCGGAATCCATTTCTCCCGGCAGTCCAGCAGCCCGATAGATTCCGGTCCGCCTTGCGGCGCCCCGGAATGACGGGAGCATGACGCGGCCTGTGCATAGGTCGAATAAGTCGGATAACCCGCCTAGACCTAACCTTTAGCCGGGCCGCACCTATATCCCTGATCCGTCGCCCGACTCAAACGCTCGGCTAAACCCACCTCATGCGCTTCACGCCCCAATTCCTCGACGAGCTTCGGGCCCGGCTTTCGGTCTCCGAAGTCGTGGGCAAGCGCGTCAAGCTGAAGAAGGCGGGGCGGGAGTGGAAGGGGCTGTCGCCGTTCCAGCAGGAGAAGACGCCGTCCTTCTACGTCAACGACCAGAAGGGTTTTTACCACGACTTCTCCTCCGGCAAGCACGGCGACATCATCAGCTTCGTGATGGAGACCGACGGCCTGCCGTTCGGCGAGGCGGTGGAGCGGCTCGCCAGCATGGCGGGCCTGGCGCTGCCGGCGGTGACGCCGGATGCGGCGCGGCAGGAGCAGCGCCGCCGCACGCTGCACGACGTCATGGATCTCGCCGCCACCTATTTCGCGGAAACGTTGGCCTCGCGCCTGGGTGCCAAGGCGCGCGGCTATCTCGCCGACCGCGCCATCTCGCCGGCGACGCAATTGCAGTTCCGCCTCGGCTATGCCTCGCCCGATCGCTTCGCGCTGAAGGAGCATCTCGGCAAGCTCGGTGTTTCCGTCGAGGACATGGTCGAGACCGGCCTGCTGGTGGCCGGCGACGACATTCCCGTGCCCTACGACCGCTTCCGCGATCGCGTGATGTTCCCGATCACCGATATGCGCGGCCGCGTCATCGCCTT
The sequence above is drawn from the Bradyrhizobium amphicarpaeae genome and encodes:
- a CDS encoding N-formylglutamate amidohydrolase translates to MDLHTAEAADRLLGEDDTPPVHEENAEGTSPFLLTADHYGRMLPHALDDLGLAEGELVRHIGWDIGIAGVADRLAKLLDAHLIAQRYSRLVIDCNRPPAAASSIPVISEATAIPRNEGISDGERAARRREIFEPYHHRIDAAIDRRVHDERPTVLVSLHSFTPVYAGVARPWHIGALYNRDTVLPQLLLKHLRAEGDLVVGDNEPYAVNDLTDYTIPVHGEARGLVSTGIEIRQDLITDHTGQQQWAERLARIFAEIEVELRPKLLG
- a CDS encoding gamma-glutamylcyclotransferase family protein, producing MTSDRLFVYGTLMRGFDHPMARLLAGHADFMGEATCRGRLVLVKHYPGLLLSDAASDIVHGELFRMRVPDELLGELDMYEACGEGFPEPTEYLRRLVDVTPPDGATEKAWTYVYNWPVAGLPIIESGRFLPL
- a CDS encoding chlorite dismutase family protein translates to MFRTFRGGHSGGWRVTSVAAVTGEPLPFMPALSVTDSGAISLPLVPSRNAWRLVGAPSSLRYTERPEKQQLTAVQAGLGRVEATSAALIPIRKSQAWWDLTQEERRRIFEDKSHHIASSLRFLPAIARQLYHCRDLGEPFDFLTWFEFAPAHASLFEELVGMLRRTEEWSYVEREVDVRVVKEVLSA